In one window of Eleutherodactylus coqui strain aEleCoq1 chromosome 10, aEleCoq1.hap1, whole genome shotgun sequence DNA:
- the TCF19 gene encoding transcription factor 19, whose product MVGPDVSLVQPCFQLLRMGSDLEAIQTSAAQSAQDLYTFLPDSSRCIYRLGARQDVCDVPLPGKPEVHAEIDAERELSGDWRVTLESCSACGISINEVQLQHGQRVELSDGDLLRFQEEGPSSPTSPSASPDMYFLFQRVRVRPLDFCAITSPRARTTFPGFTPVLGTQRLGGERGTSPHYTTGATVILNSIGSISKMKRERMHSGGLIGGTVELAKPPTPDLPLPSRTGLERRSSRRKAQHKVLCELDEDEEDGLIEEDEGKRKRKQGRQKEDEKKLAQQQLEMGRKPRGRPRKTPAPPLVVSQTVSSAEPCAWRACCLPQEDTVSWVQCDRCDSWYHVVCIGRSLTSLQDTDFHCGCT is encoded by the exons ATGGTGGGGCCTGACGTGTCCCTGGTGCAGCCCTGCTTCCAGCTGCTTCGTATGGGCTCTGACCTTGAGGCGATCCAGACCTCCGCCGCGCAGAGCGCCCAGGACCTCTACACCTTCCTACCGGACTCCTCGCGCTGCATCTACCGGCTCGGAGCGCGACAAGATGTCTGTGACGTTCCTCTGCCTGGGAAACCTGAGGTCCATGCGGAGATCGACGCCGAGCGCGAGCTGAGCGGAGACTGGCGGGTGACCCTGGAGAGCTGCTCCGCCTGCG GTATTTCCATCAACGAGGTTCAGCTCCAGCATGGTCAGAGAGTAGAGTTGTCGGATGGAGACCTTCTTCGCTTCCAGGAGGAGGGGCCTTCTTCCCCGACCTCGCCTTCTGCATCTCCCGACATGTACTTCCTTTTCCAGCGGGTTCGTGTGCGTCCTCTGGACTTCTGCGCCATCACATCACCACGTGCTCGGACCACGTTCCCTGGTTTCACGCCTGTACTAGGAACGCAAAGATTAGGAGGGGAGCGAGGAACCTCTCCGCACTACACAACTGGCGCCACGGTCATCCTCAACTCCATTGGAAGCATCAGTAAGATGAAGCGTGAGCGGATGCACAGCGGCGGACTCATCGGAGGAACAGTTGAGTTGGCCAAGCCTCCTACTCCCGACCTGCCGCTGCCATCCCGTACTGGTCTGGAAAGGAGGAGCAGTCGCAGAAAAGCGCAGCACAAGGTCCTCTGTGAGTTGGACGAAGATGAGGAAGACGGGCTGATAGAAGAAGATGAGGGAAAGCGAAAAAGAAAGCAGGGAAGGCAGAAGGAAGACGAGAAGAAGTTGGCACAGCAGCAGCTGGAGATGGGCAG GAAACCTCGTGGTCGTCCAAGAAAGACCCCGGCTCCTCCGCTGGTTGTGTCCCAAACAGTCTCCAGCGCAGAACCGTGCGCCTGGCGTGCTTGCTGCCTCCCACAGGAAGACACAGTCAGCTGGGTGCAGTGTGACCGCTGCGACTCCTGGTACCACGTCGTGTGCATCGGGCGCAGCCTGACCTCCTTGCAGGACACAGACTTCCACTGTGGCTGCACGTGA